From Corynebacterium sp. BD556, the proteins below share one genomic window:
- a CDS encoding YhgE/Pip family protein: MSPFFLSLSAWIGGFAFFMVCAPFSRRAVDSGVHPVRALLNTLLPAFFVGFVQAVLLWFVQVVAIGVHPAHPVAMFGVLWFVCWVFISVILALNLLLGPAPGRLATMALMSLQLVASNGLYPPEVQPPFVQWAHSWDPLRFSVDLMRYALFGMGEADPRLFTAVAVLLLLAVFSWASSVASLYRHRVIRTKVIGPSEVAKVAQCPQKCMMVTRHQLSASQETTMLNPLKLFHTDADKAESKSGLSLASASLRLPIGLFFLNSGATKTKADRGTAEWLQNMASTSMPFVKQMDAENFTKLLSAAELGLGTAMLLPFVPNRLVGAGLTAFSTGLLSMYFATPGMTQNDGIRPTNDGTPLAKDFWLAGAGVALMALSKK, translated from the coding sequence TTGTCCCCTTTCTTCTTGTCCTTGTCCGCCTGGATCGGCGGCTTCGCCTTCTTCATGGTCTGCGCTCCCTTTTCCCGCCGTGCGGTCGACTCCGGGGTCCACCCGGTGCGCGCGCTGCTTAACACCCTGCTGCCAGCGTTTTTCGTTGGTTTCGTTCAGGCCGTGTTGCTGTGGTTCGTCCAGGTGGTCGCCATTGGTGTGCACCCGGCGCACCCGGTTGCCATGTTCGGGGTGCTCTGGTTTGTGTGCTGGGTGTTTATTTCGGTGATTCTGGCGCTTAACTTGCTTCTCGGGCCAGCGCCGGGCCGTCTGGCCACGATGGCACTGATGTCTTTGCAACTTGTCGCCTCTAACGGCCTCTACCCACCGGAAGTGCAGCCGCCATTCGTGCAGTGGGCCCACTCGTGGGATCCGCTGCGTTTTTCTGTCGACTTGATGCGCTACGCCCTGTTCGGCATGGGGGAGGCGGACCCCCGCCTGTTTACTGCCGTGGCCGTCCTGCTGCTTTTGGCGGTGTTTTCATGGGCTAGCTCCGTCGCTTCCTTGTATCGCCATCGCGTGATCCGGACGAAAGTCATTGGCCCCTCCGAGGTGGCGAAGGTTGCACAGTGCCCACAAAAGTGTATGATGGTGACACGTCATCAATTATCAGCTTCGCAGGAGACAACAATGTTGAACCCACTCAAACTCTTCCACACCGACGCCGACAAAGCAGAAAGCAAATCCGGCCTTAGCCTCGCCTCCGCCTCCCTGCGCCTGCCCATCGGGCTGTTCTTCCTCAACTCCGGCGCCACCAAAACCAAGGCCGACAGGGGCACCGCCGAATGGCTGCAAAATATGGCGTCGACAAGCATGCCCTTTGTCAAGCAGATGGATGCTGAAAACTTCACCAAACTGCTTTCCGCCGCCGAACTCGGCCTCGGCACCGCCATGCTTTTGCCCTTCGTGCCGAACCGTCTCGTCGGCGCCGGCCTCACCGCCTTTTCCACCGGCTTGCTCAGCATGTACTTCGCCACCCCAGGCATGACCCAAAACGACGGTATTCGCCCAACTAACGACGGCACCCCGCTGGCCAAAGACTTCTGGCTCGCCGGCGCCGGCGTTGCACTCATGGCGCTGTCAAAGAAGTAA